In Sphingobium sp. Z007, one DNA window encodes the following:
- a CDS encoding DUF2842 domain-containing protein, translating to MSIDPRHYHQPSWRKPAGMFAIVGLIALWAVLVGSLSGLIGALPMWAQAPLYVVLGIVWIWILPLKRLLAWMETGRWR from the coding sequence ATGAGCATCGACCCGCGCCATTACCATCAGCCCAGCTGGCGCAAGCCCGCTGGGATGTTTGCGATCGTCGGGCTGATCGCGCTCTGGGCGGTGCTGGTGGGCAGCCTGTCGGGCCTGATCGGCGCACTGCCGATGTGGGCGCAGGCGCCACTCTATGTGGTGCTGGGGATCGTGTGGATCTGGATATTGCCCTTGAAGCGCTTGCTCGCCTGGATGGAAACCGGGCGCTGGCGCTGA
- the tkt gene encoding transketolase, translating into MTVSEKSLANAIRALSMDAVQAANSGHPGMPMGMADVATVLFGDYLKFDPTQPKWPDRDRFVLSAGHGSMLIYSLLHLTGYARPTIEDIAHFRQLHSPCAGHPENFELAGVEATTGPLGSGLATAVGMAIAERHLNAQYGDELVDHRTWVIAGDGCLMEGINHEAIGLAGHLNLGRLIVLWDDNKITIDGAVDLSSSEDVRARYVATGWHVVSCDGHDVADVRRALAEAVADPRPSLVACATKIGYGSPNKAGTSGVHGSALGTDEVAAAREFLGWADEPFVIPEDIAAAWRAIGAKGADVRAAWEARLAASEDSAEFSRRMAGELPADFSLTAYIDSLIANPQKVATRKASELALGAINDLLPETLGGSADLTGSNNTKTKSTGPLTRDDYSGRYVYYGIREFGMACAMNGMALHGGVIPYGGTFLVFSDYMRGGIRLAALQQQRVIHVLTHDSIGLGEDGPTHQPIEHVMSLRMIPNLDVYRPADIVETAECWELALQDATGPSVLALTRQNLPQLRTEKSENLSAKGAYRLVGATAERKVVIVATGSEVEIAVDTAKLLEEQGIGADVVSMPSWAHFEAQPQSYKDDLLPHHVLRASIEAGTTFGWERHTGIAGLRFGIDSFGASAPAEALYDHFGLTPAKIAPRIVAALNN; encoded by the coding sequence ATGACAGTTTCGGAAAAGTCGCTCGCCAACGCCATTCGGGCGCTGTCCATGGACGCCGTGCAGGCCGCCAATAGCGGTCATCCGGGCATGCCGATGGGCATGGCGGATGTGGCGACGGTGCTGTTCGGCGACTATCTGAAATTCGATCCGACCCAGCCCAAATGGCCCGACCGCGACCGTTTCGTGCTGTCGGCGGGCCATGGGTCTATGCTGATCTACAGCCTGCTGCACCTGACCGGCTATGCGCGTCCTACGATCGAGGACATCGCTCATTTCCGCCAACTGCACAGCCCCTGCGCCGGTCACCCGGAAAATTTCGAACTGGCCGGCGTGGAAGCGACCACCGGCCCGCTGGGGTCGGGCCTCGCCACCGCCGTCGGCATGGCGATCGCCGAGCGGCATCTGAACGCGCAATATGGCGACGAGCTGGTTGATCACCGGACCTGGGTGATCGCGGGCGACGGATGCCTGATGGAAGGCATCAATCATGAGGCGATCGGCCTCGCCGGTCACTTGAATCTCGGCCGCCTTATCGTGCTGTGGGACGATAACAAGATCACCATTGACGGCGCTGTCGATCTGTCGAGCAGCGAGGATGTGCGCGCTCGTTATGTCGCCACCGGATGGCATGTCGTCTCGTGCGACGGCCATGACGTAGCCGACGTGCGCCGCGCGCTGGCGGAAGCGGTCGCCGATCCGCGTCCCTCGCTCGTCGCCTGTGCGACCAAGATCGGCTATGGGTCGCCCAACAAGGCGGGCACATCGGGTGTCCATGGTTCCGCGCTGGGCACCGATGAAGTCGCCGCCGCCCGTGAGTTCCTTGGCTGGGCCGATGAACCTTTCGTCATCCCCGAAGACATCGCCGCCGCCTGGCGCGCCATCGGCGCCAAGGGCGCGGACGTTCGCGCTGCGTGGGAAGCGCGCCTGGCGGCAAGCGAGGACAGCGCGGAATTTTCCCGCCGCATGGCCGGTGAACTGCCAGCCGACTTCTCGCTGACCGCCTATATCGACAGCCTGATCGCCAACCCGCAGAAAGTCGCAACCCGCAAGGCGAGCGAACTGGCGCTAGGCGCCATCAACGATCTGCTGCCCGAAACGCTGGGTGGTTCGGCCGATCTCACCGGCTCCAACAACACCAAGACCAAATCGACCGGCCCGCTGACCAGGGACGATTATTCCGGCCGCTATGTCTATTATGGCATCCGCGAATTTGGCATGGCTTGCGCCATGAACGGCATGGCGCTGCATGGCGGCGTGATCCCATATGGCGGCACCTTCCTAGTCTTTTCCGACTATATGCGCGGCGGCATCCGCCTGGCCGCGCTCCAGCAGCAGCGTGTCATTCACGTCCTGACCCATGACAGCATCGGCCTTGGCGAAGATGGTCCGACCCATCAGCCGATCGAGCATGTCATGTCGCTGCGCATGATACCGAACCTGGACGTGTATCGGCCGGCCGACATTGTCGAGACGGCGGAATGCTGGGAACTGGCATTGCAGGACGCGACCGGCCCGTCGGTGCTGGCGCTGACCCGCCAGAACCTGCCGCAGTTGCGCACCGAAAAGAGCGAAAACCTGTCTGCCAAGGGCGCCTATCGCCTGGTCGGCGCGACGGCTGAGCGCAAGGTGGTGATCGTCGCCACCGGATCTGAAGTCGAAATAGCGGTTGATACCGCCAAGCTGCTGGAAGAACAGGGCATCGGCGCGGACGTCGTGTCCATGCCCAGCTGGGCGCATTTCGAAGCGCAGCCGCAGTCCTACAAGGACGATCTGCTGCCCCACCATGTGCTGCGCGCGTCGATCGAGGCGGGTACGACCTTCGGCTGGGAGCGGCATACCGGCATTGCGGGCCTGCGCTTTGGCATCGACAGCTTCGGCGCGTCGGCACCGGCGGAAGCGCTATACGATCATTTCGGCCTGACGCCCGCAAAGATCGCGCCGCGGATCGTGGCCGCGCTCAACAACTGA
- a CDS encoding cell division protein ZapA encodes MAETTLVIAGRHYAIRCRDGEEAHLGHLATLIEDKARVAQQSTPGLTEVRTLLFAALFLADELNDLKRDAAGRQAQLKLDADDEPSARAIEALAGRIEKLRERLAARTANA; translated from the coding sequence ATGGCTGAAACAACGCTGGTGATCGCCGGACGGCATTATGCGATCCGCTGCCGTGATGGCGAAGAGGCGCATCTGGGGCACCTCGCCACGTTGATCGAGGACAAAGCGCGCGTGGCGCAACAAAGCACACCGGGCCTGACCGAGGTGCGCACATTGCTGTTCGCCGCGCTCTTCCTGGCCGACGAACTGAATGACCTGAAGCGCGACGCGGCGGGGCGGCAGGCGCAACTGAAACTGGACGCCGACGACGAACCGAGCGCTCGCGCGATCGAGGCGTTGGCCGGGCGCATAGAAAAGCTGCGCGAACGACTTGCCGCCCGGACCGCGAACGCCTAG
- the gap gene encoding type I glyceraldehyde-3-phosphate dehydrogenase — protein MATKVAINGFGRIGRLVARAILSRTDHDLELVSINDLGDVKSNALLFKRDSVHGNWAGDVSVDGDFLVVDGKKIKVTAERDPANLPHAALGVAIALECTGIFTTKDKASAHLTAGAKRVIISAPGTNVDRTVVFGVNHDALTAEDIVISNASCTTNCLAPLAKVLNDAIGIESGFMTTIHSYTNDQNTLDQLHSDMRRARAAALSQIPTSTGAARAVGEVLPELKGKLDGSSIRVPTPNVSVVDLKFIPSRPTTKDEVNGLLKAASEDGPLKGVLGYSDEPLVSIDYNGDPRSSTVDSLETAVVDGKLVRVLSWYDNEWGFSNRMIDTTGVVAKFL, from the coding sequence GTGGCAACGAAGGTAGCAATTAACGGTTTCGGACGTATCGGCCGCCTGGTGGCGCGCGCGATCCTCTCGCGCACCGACCACGATCTGGAACTGGTCAGCATCAACGATCTGGGCGACGTCAAGTCCAACGCCCTGCTGTTCAAGCGCGACTCCGTGCATGGCAACTGGGCCGGCGACGTCAGCGTCGATGGCGATTTCCTGGTTGTCGACGGCAAGAAGATCAAGGTGACCGCCGAGCGCGACCCCGCCAACCTACCGCACGCAGCGCTGGGCGTCGCAATCGCGCTGGAATGCACCGGCATCTTCACCACCAAGGACAAGGCGAGCGCGCATCTGACCGCCGGCGCCAAGCGCGTCATCATTTCCGCGCCCGGCACCAATGTCGATCGCACTGTCGTGTTCGGCGTCAACCATGACGCGCTGACCGCCGAGGACATCGTCATTTCGAACGCTAGCTGCACCACCAATTGCCTGGCCCCGCTCGCCAAGGTGCTGAACGACGCCATTGGCATCGAAAGCGGCTTCATGACGACGATCCACAGCTACACCAACGACCAGAATACGCTGGACCAGCTGCACAGCGACATGCGCCGCGCCCGCGCCGCCGCCCTTTCGCAGATCCCGACCTCCACCGGCGCCGCCCGCGCGGTGGGCGAAGTGCTGCCCGAATTGAAGGGCAAGCTGGACGGTTCGTCAATCCGCGTGCCGACCCCCAATGTCTCGGTCGTGGACCTCAAGTTCATTCCCAGCCGCCCGACTACCAAGGACGAGGTTAACGGCCTGCTCAAGGCGGCGTCGGAAGATGGTCCACTCAAGGGTGTGCTGGGCTATTCGGATGAACCGCTGGTCTCGATCGACTATAATGGCGATCCGCGCAGCTCGACCGTCGACAGCCTCGAAACCGCCGTGGTCGACGGCAAGCTGGTCCGCGTGCTCAGCTGGTACGACAATGAATGGGGCTTTTCGAACCGCATGATCGACACCACCGGCGTCGTCGCGAAGTTTCTATAA
- a CDS encoding 5-formyltetrahydrofolate cyclo-ligase translates to MRDDISAADKSTLRAIARQRRSAFVITLDPLAHRLAFKAVPSPLARRIADAQVVALYMAVDDEAPAQRMAAQLQALGKTVALPRVLDRLGSMDFLAWRPEDHLVPGLFRTSHPEPGDGPVTPDIIIAPLVGFDRAMNRLGQGGGYYDRAFARFPDALRVGIAWSAQEMDAVPADPWDLPLDIIMTEVELIEGPDL, encoded by the coding sequence ATGCGCGACGATATCTCCGCCGCCGACAAGTCCACATTGCGCGCCATCGCGCGACAACGGCGCAGCGCTTTCGTCATCACGCTGGACCCGCTGGCGCATCGACTGGCGTTCAAGGCGGTGCCATCGCCCCTGGCACGCCGGATAGCCGATGCGCAGGTCGTGGCGCTTTATATGGCGGTGGACGACGAGGCCCCGGCCCAGCGTATGGCGGCACAGTTGCAGGCCCTGGGCAAGACCGTCGCGTTGCCCCGCGTGCTCGACCGGCTGGGCAGCATGGATTTTCTGGCCTGGCGACCTGAAGATCACCTGGTCCCCGGCCTGTTCCGCACCAGCCATCCCGAACCCGGCGATGGGCCAGTGACGCCCGACATCATCATCGCGCCGCTGGTGGGGTTCGACCGGGCGATGAACCGGCTGGGCCAGGGCGGCGGCTATTATGACCGCGCCTTCGCCCGTTTTCCCGATGCGCTGCGCGTGGGCATCGCTTGGTCGGCGCAGGAGATGGACGCGGTGCCCGCCGATCCGTGGGATCTGCCGCTGGACATCATCATGACCGAAGTCGAACTGATCGAAGGACCGGACCTATGA
- a CDS encoding AI-2E family transporter: MTKNDQQEVNRRRDRLLASIALTSGIGLILALPFALRAGAEFFLPLTAALVIAIALVPLLEWMERRGLPSAFAALIAMIGFLVVANTALVLIVVPATDWFRILPQRLPQIQANLAPLIDFYANLQRFVDETVRMIANGPVAAAQTAAVDAPRSLLQFAATSAPSAIIQMVFALLIIYFFLAGWTRLRRRTINSRDSFDGAMAVARVIQNMVDATSAYVITIATINLCLGAAIAFALWLIGMPSPLMWGGIVALLNFIPYFGPMLAAVLLGLGGLMVFDDVYVALLPAGLQVGFHLVEANVVTPMLLGRRLTMNPLLILVSLAFWGWVWGTPGALLGVPLLIIIQTVVQAAGTPDIAGFLFEQGTLTVAPRKENDEKAESPVADG; encoded by the coding sequence GTGACGAAGAACGACCAGCAAGAGGTCAACCGGCGGCGCGACCGGCTGCTCGCGTCGATCGCGCTGACATCGGGCATTGGCCTGATCCTGGCGCTGCCATTCGCCCTGAGAGCGGGCGCGGAGTTTTTCCTGCCGCTGACCGCTGCGCTGGTGATCGCCATCGCGCTGGTTCCGCTCCTGGAGTGGATGGAGCGGCGCGGGTTGCCTTCCGCCTTCGCCGCATTGATCGCCATGATCGGCTTTCTGGTGGTCGCCAACACGGCGCTGGTGCTGATCGTTGTGCCTGCGACCGACTGGTTCCGCATCCTGCCCCAGCGCCTGCCGCAGATTCAGGCTAACCTGGCCCCGCTGATCGACTTCTACGCCAATCTCCAGCGCTTCGTGGACGAAACCGTGCGCATGATCGCCAACGGCCCTGTGGCGGCGGCGCAGACGGCCGCAGTCGATGCGCCGCGCTCGCTGTTGCAATTCGCGGCGACATCCGCCCCTTCGGCGATCATCCAGATGGTGTTTGCGCTGCTCATCATCTATTTCTTCCTGGCCGGCTGGACCCGGCTGCGGCGGCGCACGATCAACAGCCGGGACAGTTTCGATGGGGCCATGGCGGTGGCGCGGGTGATCCAGAATATGGTCGACGCGACGTCGGCTTATGTCATCACCATCGCCACCATCAACCTGTGCCTGGGCGCAGCCATTGCCTTCGCGTTGTGGCTGATCGGCATGCCTTCGCCGCTGATGTGGGGCGGCATCGTCGCGCTATTGAACTTCATTCCCTATTTCGGGCCGATGCTCGCCGCGGTGCTGCTGGGGCTGGGCGGCCTCATGGTGTTCGACGACGTCTATGTCGCGTTGCTGCCCGCAGGCTTGCAGGTCGGCTTCCATCTGGTGGAGGCCAATGTCGTCACGCCGATGCTGCTGGGGCGGCGGCTGACGATGAACCCGCTGCTGATTCTGGTGTCGCTGGCCTTTTGGGGCTGGGTGTGGGGCACGCCCGGCGCATTGCTGGGCGTGCCGTTGCTTATCATCATCCAGACCGTGGTGCAGGCGGCGGGAACGCCCGATATTGCGGGCTTCTTGTTCGAGCAGGGGACGTTGACGGTCGCCCCGCGCAAAGAAAATGACGAGAAAGCGGAAAGTCCCGTTGCGGATGGTTGA
- a CDS encoding dihydrolipoamide acetyltransferase family protein, with protein sequence MALFTFKLPDIGEGIAQAEIVGWHVKVGDRIEEDQPIADMMTDKATVEMESPVSGTVVRLAGEPGDQISIGAMLVEIEVEGDAVAAPPPSVETIEAETPGEAMIEEAAQVPKSSAPAKAEAPASEAEPVDSVPLSSQEHGVAAQPILASPAVRARAKELGVDLSQVKPSGEHVRHSDLDAYLLYGQGQGYRPAGRSAKRADEQVKVIGMRRRIAENMAASKRAIPHFTYVEEIDVTALEALREQLNAGRGDRPKLTMLPLLIVALCKALPDFPMLNARYDDEAGVVTRHGAVHLGLATQTDAGLMVPVIRDAQDRNVWQLASEIRRLADAARSGKAKSEELSGSTLTLTSLGPLGGIATTPVINRPEVAIIGPNRVIERPVFKGKEIVAAKLMNLSISCDHRVVDGWDAASFVQAVRKLLEAPAFLFVD encoded by the coding sequence CACGTTCAAGCTGCCGGATATCGGCGAAGGTATCGCACAGGCCGAAATCGTCGGCTGGCACGTCAAGGTCGGCGACCGGATCGAAGAAGACCAGCCGATCGCCGACATGATGACCGACAAGGCGACGGTCGAGATGGAAAGCCCCGTTTCCGGGACCGTGGTGCGCCTGGCGGGCGAGCCGGGCGACCAGATTTCGATCGGCGCGATGCTGGTCGAGATCGAGGTGGAGGGTGATGCTGTCGCTGCGCCGCCGCCCTCGGTGGAGACGATCGAAGCGGAAACGCCGGGCGAGGCGATGATCGAGGAAGCGGCGCAGGTTCCAAAGTCCAGTGCTCCTGCGAAGGCAGAAGCTCCGGCTTCAGAAGCCGAACCTGTCGACTCTGTGCCCTTATCTTCGCAGGAGCACGGGGTTGCGGCACAACCCATCCTCGCGTCTCCTGCGGTCCGCGCCCGCGCCAAGGAATTGGGCGTCGACCTGTCTCAGGTGAAGCCGTCCGGCGAGCATGTCCGCCATTCGGACCTCGACGCCTATCTACTCTATGGCCAGGGGCAGGGCTATCGTCCCGCTGGACGATCCGCCAAACGCGCCGACGAGCAGGTCAAGGTGATCGGGATGCGCCGCCGCATCGCGGAGAATATGGCCGCATCGAAGCGCGCCATTCCCCACTTCACCTATGTCGAGGAAATCGACGTCACCGCGCTGGAGGCATTGCGCGAGCAGCTGAATGCCGGACGCGGGGATCGACCCAAACTCACCATGCTGCCGCTGCTGATCGTCGCGCTGTGCAAGGCGCTGCCCGACTTTCCGATGCTCAACGCCCGCTATGATGATGAGGCGGGCGTGGTGACGCGCCATGGGGCGGTGCATCTGGGACTGGCAACGCAGACCGACGCTGGTCTGATGGTGCCGGTGATCCGCGACGCGCAGGACCGCAATGTCTGGCAGCTGGCGAGCGAGATTCGCCGCCTAGCCGACGCCGCGCGCAGCGGCAAGGCGAAGTCGGAAGAACTGTCCGGCTCCACGCTGACGCTCACCTCGCTCGGCCCGCTTGGCGGTATCGCGACCACGCCGGTCATCAACCGGCCGGAAGTGGCGATTATCGGTCCCAACCGCGTGATCGAGCGCCCCGTTTTCAAGGGTAAGGAAATCGTCGCGGCCAAGCTGATGAACCTGTCGATCAGCTGCGATCATCGCGTGGTCGATGGGTGGGACGCGGCCAGCTTCGTGCAGGCGGTGCGCAAGCTGCTGGAGGCACCCGCCTTCCTCTTCGTCGATTGA